The genomic interval ATTAGAAACGATTCATTATACAAAATTACCTGCATGGTTTGGATCTGATACAACACATTTATTGGCAATCTCAGTTTTTAATCCAAGAATTTCATCATTTTGATAGTCAATGGAACAAGACAAAACCTCCACATTGTGTTTCGATGGGCTTAGTGAATTGTTTGCATCTTCATCGAACTTCTGTAAGGGGATAGACACTGCTTCTTCGGATGTCAAGACAATCTCTTTTTCACCTTTGTGACTCATTTTCATACGTAATGCATCATCCTCTTGCATAGAAAACAATTTCCCTAGAGATTTGGAGACATGAGCTGTTCGGGAGCTTGTTCTTGGACCTTCAGCATCTAGCATGTCGACAAGGTGCTTCTTTGCTTCTTCATATATAGGAGGAGTTGATTTTGCTACAGAGGGATCAATTCTGATTCTATTGTTATTGATGACCGAACTTGCAATGGGAGAGACAATGGAAGGCTTTTCTTTATCATGCAAGGATTTGCTTTGAGAACTTGCAACTACACTGTCATTATTGAGCAATTTTTCTCCGTCAGCTCGATCCTTGTGCCTGATGGGAATTTTGTGTAAAATACCATCCATGGAGATTGCTCGTCGTTCTTTCTTACTCCCACCAATTATACTCTTAATCTTTCTTTTGatctccctaagagaaaaatTGGACATAACTCCATCACCTTCCTCGTCAACTGTCTTACTATGTGATGGACGTGAAAAGTTTGGAATGGATTTGATTTTTTGCTCCTTTGTTCTTGTTCTGTGGTTTTCAACAGGTGCTTGATTTTGATTATCCAAATCCTCACTTTTTTTTGGTGATCCTATCTCCTTTGATTTATCTTTACTCCAAAAAAACCTAGATCTATTTTGCTTATTAACCATATCTTCATTTTCAACTTGATGGCCTTTCTTGGAACTCATAATATCGTCCCGAGACAATCGTGCATTTTTTGAATAACTTTCAAACCCCAAACTTGGAGGCCTGGTTTGATTGTTAAAATCAGAATCTGAATTCAGCTCGTACTTATTACTCCTTTCTTGAAGCATTTCTTCCTTCATGAGAGTTTTAACACTAGCAAAGCTTGCAGCATCTCCCTTTGCCTTGGTTCCAGtaactttctgaaaaaagcaTCAGATCTGATATATGATATCCTTCTAGCTCAGTATAGACAaactaaagtttttcaaaattcgtAAAATGAAAAAGCGACAACCATAGTACTCCTATACTGATCAAGGGTTTAGGGACATTAATATAAGATATGCAAGACCTTTCTTGGTTTAAGaatttacatttttcttttcAGTTTAAGGAAGTTGAGACAGTACAATTATCTAATCATAATTGACCTCGTAATGTTTTTGTTTTATATGTTAAACTGTAATAATTATGATATATTCTCATGATACTACCCAATCCAAACCAAATTGAGGATACTAAACTAGTTTACATATGATACGCATTTCGTAATCAAATTCCAACTCAAATAGAGGATATCTAGACAACTGTTATTGCAAATGTTGTACTTATGATACGCATTTCGTAATCAAATTCCAACTCAAAGAGAGGATATCTAGACAACTGTTATTGCAAATGTTGTACTTACCTTGACATTTTCACCTTTGTCTTCGTTACGGCCTGATTTATCAAGTTTAATTTTTGAATAATCTCTACCTGTAAATAATTTAGAGACCATAAATTATGAAGCCAGCAAGTTAAAGAATTCCCtacaatattttaaaacttaccgCTCGGCAATCAATATGTAAACTGACATATAAGCAGTAAACAAGAGCAACCTCAGAGatcaaaaaattactaaacttagTATTCAGCTTCTCTTCATCTGCAATATTACGCTGATAAAAAATAACCAAAGAAAGTCTATGTTATGGAGTTTACTCTAGTATTCCTATTTATCAATGATATTTATATAAAGGTAGAGGAGGCTACCTAGGATTCATTGCTAAGGGGTAAACTTAATTTTTCCCATAACATGGTGTCATAGCCGCTTCTTTTTTCCGGTTGACCCCTTCATGCGAATCATGCCTATTTTCTCTCCATGTCACCAATGACGGTTGTTGCCGGATGTTGTGCCCTCCAACTCTTCATTATTCAAATAATTTTAGACATTAATTTTACGTTCACTCGAGAAATTGATTTACTATTGTCTACTCGTGAAATAACCATCCTTTGTCCCCATTACATTTATTGGTTACGAAAACAAAATTTTCCAACATCTCCAAAAATTATTGCAATATGGCCAAGCCACTCATCTTATCCAGATAGTGCTTCTGAAAAAGGGAATCATTGCCAGGCAGTCAGCAACATCACATGTCTTGAACCATTATCGTTTGTCCCCAGAACATGATAACCAGTTGTTTCTTCAACAAAATCATTGGCATAACCAAAGTATTTTCAAACTTGGCCAATCCTGTCAACTTTTATTTTCAAGTTTTTTCTGCATTGAATCATTCTAGACCAATCAAATCCCTTTTTCTATTATCTTTCAACGATTTGATCCGACCTTTATCTATCCAATTTGCTCAATATTCGATATCCAATTTTATTGAGGAAAAAAGAAAACAGTTTGGCTTTTGCCAATCCAGATCCATCCCAACTAACATAGTACTATTTCTCAAAATCACTTTACAACAATAAGAGCACTTACCAAACAGGGAATTCAACACAACAAAAAGGTAAAGCATATCGACTGATGATAACTCAAATAGCTTGAACAAAGAGAACTTACCACCTCGTCTAGAACTTGCAGGACGAACATCTGAAAGTAACCTCGGAGCAGGCTGGCTTTGGTGGAAGTCAAACAAACTAATAATAGGCCACATGCAGCCTGTGCTATCCTTCTCAACTTGTGGAGGCCTTTTAATGGATCTTTTTTCCATCGAGCAAGGGGGATTTGAGGACCTAATTTGaagcatgaaagaagaaatggtTAGTAGAAATCTTGAATAAACATTCAAAGCATTTGGCTCCATTAGCAAATGTTTCAGATTGAGTTTTGTTATTTTGCACCTCGTACGCAACCATAAAAGCACACACATTACGTTCATAACTTTAGAAGTCAAATTTGGTAAACACCAATTTTATACATAACTCATCACCATCTGATCATTAGCTACAAGCTGACTTGCATTTACTTGTTTCTTGTAACTTTTATATCTCATTCCTGACATGAATTTCAAGATCTCTCTCGGCTTATCGTAACTTGGATTCCTAAGAAGTGTAGCTACTTTTATTGCATAACTATAACTTGGATTCCTAAGGTTTGCATCAGTCAATTgcagtcaaaaaaaaaaaaaacaaagttcaTCAGACATGAAAGAAACCTGTTTTCTGTTAGCCAATCTGATACAGACCAATAAAATACAGAACCTTGAATCCTTTTCCATAGTATGCCAACTTATAGAAAATCATAGCAAGGATAGATTCAATGGTTACTCCAAACTATAATTGAGTAAAAGCATCAGAAATGTCATAGAAAAATACCTGAAAACAGATTCTTATTCGAAGAGAAGAGAAGGCGATTCATaaataacagaactttgtgctgTTACTGCCTTCTTCGAGAAGGGGAACAATCAGACAAATTTTCTCCTGCTCTCAACTAAACTTCAAGCATTTCCTCATATTTTACCAGATCTTGACAATGAAACGAATCAAAACTAGTTCCACTCTGTAAAATGCAACACAAAAGGCTACGAATCCAAATCCAAAAACCAAGTTCCAGTGTGTACAgtatatatatctaacaagtaagATTGCTAAATGTTTGTACAACGCTCATGCAGCCAAAAGAACCACAAGGGAGTCTTCGTTTTCGCAGTCAACTTCAAGCTCTGAAGCTTCCAAGGAAGAAACTGAACAAGAAATGAACAAACAACAAACATCAAATCCACAGGAAACCTCAAAGAAGGAAACAGAGCGATTCCTTTTTCCTCAGTCTTCCATAGTCCTCAAGAAGGAATCCAATCTTTTGATCCTTGCTCCACTCTCCTCCAAGCTGACATCTGGACGCCTTCTCGAATCAAGAATCCGACGACACCTTTTCCGCAAGAAGCGTGCTTTGAGAAGAAAAAGGAGGAGCTGACTGGAGTGCTCGTCCGGTCGTGCtcctctctcctctctattaCTCCAGCGGGAGAGCACAGGACAATGGCTATTTTGGACCCTGATTCCTTTTTACCAGGTTCGGCTTTTGGCGACTGCTTTGATGACTTTTGTCTTTGCTTTTGCACACTGTGCTCTACCCGCTTTATTCCGCAGACGTGCCACAACCTCGAAACGAAATGAGAGAATAGTTTGGGACGGCATTAGCGTCGTCGCAGGTCAGAAGCTGATTTCTATCATTCTCATTGTTGTCGAGTTCCAACAAAAGTCTCAGCTTTCGGTGAATGGTTCTGCCATTCCTTACACTGATGCATGTCATCAAGCACTCTCAACaaactttttttgttttttctaatCGCCAAACAAGTTGTTCATTAATTATTGTAGATTCTGGTTTCATATCAGATCATCAAAAGTGAAATTATTTCTCTTGCTCGATACATTTCATGCCAGTTTTTGGTTTCTGCTTTGCCTACCTGCACCAACCAAACTTCATTTTGTTTCTTGTGTTCATGATCAttgttcattttattaaatttttttattcactTCTATTGTTTAATTGTCAAGAACaaatttttataaacatttaattGTCAAAAGCATCCTACTGTCTtcttcattaaaaaaaaactgaaaagaAAAACATATTTTGGGTGATCACCGTAGGCATTATCATATTGTCAACATATTGTTTTTTTTATACGACAGCTAAATTATAGTTTTAAAGAAGGCTACTTTTCATAGTAAATCTGGGGCACTTGTATAGTGGCTGCCTTCTCAAAGATTGGAGAGTCTCCGAATGAATTTTTCTGGTTAGAGAGCTGAATAGTTAGAGAGGGGAGATGGATCATtatattgattgattggtttagaTGGATTCTACCTATTAAATCCATCCAAATCAATCAAGCAAATAGGGTTCATCCAAATCAATCAATCCACCTCTATGGTTCATCCTCTGATTCACAAAGGCTTGGAATAGTTGATCTAAAAATATTGAGTTAATAGATCATCCATATTAAATACTTCCCGATTTATTTGGATGACTAATAGAAAAGTTTTATAGGATAGAATTGATTAGGAAAAATTAATCAGTATAAACTAGATACCTAATATCaactaaaaaagaaaaaataatataaataataataataataataataatcttcatTATTGTAATCTTAGGTGTACATTGACTGTCTTCTTAGTTTTCATATATCTAAGgatcaaattttaattttgataaattaagagATGGATTTTCTTTAATGATTAActtaattgtggcaaaaggcgaacaCGCTcgtcccagcgcccccgccaacccgtctcaggaccaacacggaggaggtaaatcacggacggctactagcctttggaatagtgactagcacataagggagggaTTTACCTCGGTTTTACCGACAttcaaaccccagacctcattgtggcaacatctcatgcgctagccactaaacTCATCCGAGGGGACTCTTTAATGATTAACTTAAGAACATTGAATTGATTGTCCGCAAATTCTTTGAGACCGAATTGATCCTACCAAATTAGTATCGATATATACAGTGCAAACTAAAAAATAATCTTcattacttgaaaaaaaaaatgcacaaCACACACATATACTCTGTTTTCAATAATATCATTTAGTCTTCTTCCAATAAATTCAAAGGGATTTTAATATGATTtcgttatttttttaattaaaaatatgtaaACTATATTGCCAGAAACCCTAAACTGCTCTCAAGATGCTTGCCAAGGTTGCAAAGATGAGAAGAAAGGAACAAAATATATATGGCTTGTaaagataaatatttaattgCATCTGTAGCTTTCATTTAtaaaactaagataaaataataagATCAATTAATGCGCTAAAAATAATTGAGAACTCttactttgaaattttgaaaatgattcctCCTCTTTTCCACGAAGATTATTAAGGGTTTACTttgggagaggaagaggagattTGTAATAAGTAAATTGTAAAGTAAAATGAgaagttttttaaatattattattaggAAAGTCTCATATAAATACCATAATTTGTAAACAATACTAATCTTAAAActacataaaaaatagaaatttatttgaaatttattAGCCTTTGATCGACTCCAAAAGATTCAAATCCTAATGTCATAAAATCGGAATTAAATTTgttcaaaaaatataaaatacaatttttgttgattttttttcttctttcaaatttcaatttagttagaatttgtttcttgaaaatattagaaaaaaaatctaaaaatttacaatttttttaaaacttttgtcTTTTTTCACATATATACTTATCCAATCTGTAATCGAGGAAGATGATGTGTTGGTTATAGGGTGTTGATGTTAAACGTAAGAAGACTTCAAACAATAGGGACCTGACACCACTATTAGACCTATGTACCACAAAGAAGAACTAGAGGCAAAAAAATATTAATCACCGGGCTAGAGAGGGGTCCCGGCACAGACACTCTGACGCTCAAATCAGGCAAACGGTGGTGGAGAAGATGAATACTAATGAAAAAGAAATGAACTTTGAGAGTGAAGCTTCGCATACTTGCGTCTATAAGTGGAGACCCCTTATATAGTATTACTTTTCCTCTCTGCTCGAATCTTGATGCATTAACAAAATAAAACTAACCATTATGGCATTCTGATACCTTTCCTAGAATAGGCCCGTAATTCCTACTCTTTGCAAGGTAGAAGCTTCCTATATACAGTTTACATGGAGAATATTCCCCTGATTCTCTTACAATAGTTATACAAGATGTCAAAAAGTAATATTAAGCTAATGGCCATTAATGCACTATGATAATAGGATGGATGAGTTCCCTCCAACGCTCGACCAGACCTTGCTCTCGAATGGGGTCGGGTCGGCTAAGTAGTGTTGATCATCTTCGAGGACATGGCTCTCTGAAGGACTCACCTCTTTTAAGGACTCGGTGGCCCTCCGGAGGACTTGGCTCGGGATTCCATCAAGTCGGGCCGACTTAGAATCCAATCAGGAAAAAGGGTTGATTGGCAGCTCTTCTGAGGACTCGGCTTGAGATTTCGTCGAACAGGTAAACTCGGGATCCAATCGAGAAAAAGTTCCAATCGACGACCTTTTGAGGACTTGACTCGAGATTCCGTCGAGCCGAGCGGACAATGAATCTGATTGGGAAAAAGGTCCGATCGACGACTCTTTTGAGGACTCTGCTTGGGATTCTGTCGAATTGGACGGACTTGGGAATCTGATCAGACCTCTGGTCCAATCAACTGGAATATTTTGCTGAGTCATTTGCCCATGCCATCTTCGAGTGTTGACCCCTCATTGATTTTGACCACCACCTCAACCAGCTTTCTTCACTTTGACCCTGGCTTTGGAGGTCCTACTTTATTTGTTGTATcataagcctccccttcaagtctagtcgaaggaggatgcAAGCTCCAATAACTAAACACATGTATCTCTTTGTTCTTCTCATTTCCCGATCTGATGCTCGATCTATGACCAGTCATTCAACTTGAGCTGAGGTCAATTTATGTTCACAAACTTGTACAAGTGGAATTTAAGAAAGCACTAAACATAGAAGCTTATTTGGCTAATTGACCGAATGAGCAATTGAGTGATGCTGAGTGAGCAGTTGAATGATGTCGAGCGAGCAGCTAAATGATGATGAGTGAGAGGTTGAATGGTGCCAAGCACGAGCGGTTGAATAATACCGAGCAAGCGGTTGAATGGTGCCACATGAGCGACTAAATGATGTCGAGCGAGCGGCTTAATGGTGTCGAGCAAGTGGCTAAATGATGTCGAGACGGGTAGCCTCATTTATGGCCTAATGCTAGGGTACGAGAATGTGGAACATGGGTGCGTGAGCAggcacacttataactcggccaatcAACATGAGAGTCTGGGGCATAAGCGTGTAAGCAAGTACCTTTATAACTCAGTCGATCggtacaagagtctaggacataAGCGCGTGAACAAGTACGCTTACAACTCGGTCGATCgacatgagagtctaggacataggTGCTTGAGCAAATACGCTTATAAATCGGGACATaggtgttacgctccgcaagtgtacgaaaatgtcgcaagtaatataaaagattatcgtatccacagggactggaataagcactagaaatgtctcaatgcgaattagctaaacaactatccaatcgtttcaaaagcaaagtaaaggtaaacaaatctaatattagagatcaacaaacaagagtttagtgctttgggttatgataaagggagattctaggagtttcggtttctttgtaagatttcttgaatgtaaatggttcaccaattcttattcctcaattgccaaacatgtagaaagttgccggttccctcttgcaatagacaaccggctaaggactgagaaatgtatctaaataagattaattagacatgaacctacgttgtccttacacagaagcgcacctattactatgccttcctcggatatcaacatagaagcccacaacttattaatctataaagatacaagaagctaatcatagaatccatcctactctcttgaatattcctatttcctcttcaagattatctctcaaacgtccttacacgggcttgcacctgtcacgtggatccctcggatgatcgagtgagagtttatccttaccaagtccataagaaatccaaacaatcaatcaagaatgagaattaagcacaaaccaccatcaatcattcaagatctaattgatacaagcaagataatgtcattgaagcaagaaaatgacaaatccataagagattacatcaatccatcatacaaatactcccttaatcctagaatacaagatctactccatgaatcgaggaagaaaacccgaaagaatagagattacaagcattccttgaatccccaatccaagaaaacaagaagaggggaaaagagaagacttatctacaaagaagcttcgtcttcggatccaatccacgctccggagtcgaaatcgtcgagatctcccttagaattgcccagaaatcctcccaagaatgggaggaaaccaccaaatcttactttctcccaaagggggagagatcccctttcaattcatgaagaagggtttaaatagatgagggaatcgggcgccacacggccccgtgacacggccgtgtgagattcacacggccatgtccagttccctctgtacggccgtgtgactccacacggccagaacccttctgctctctggaaatgatacacggccgtgtggtgcacacggccacagcctgcttggtctctggaagtctcacacggccgtgtagatccacacggccatgtaaggcttctgctctggttggcttcaaatcttgacacgcgaggttcacacggccatgtcatcttcctcttctgttggtgccaaactccacacgacccgagctccatcccagtgcatggccgtgtgaggtacacggcccggtgctttctcccttcgtttcctccaatgcatgcccaaagatgtagattcttcaccaaatcgactcttgtgtacagaaaatgcacaaaaagcatatctccgaaccaaaagagtaaatatgctaaaaggaaagctggaagtataaaaatgcatagatcaagcatgctcaaagtatgtaaatgtgcgtaaaaacatgcataaaagagtatataatctacgcacatcacacccccagacttaaacctttgcttgtcctcaagcaaaatgctgcagtctaaattc from Zingiber officinale cultivar Zhangliang chromosome 6B, Zo_v1.1, whole genome shotgun sequence carries:
- the LOC121992842 gene encoding uncharacterized protein LOC121992842 isoform X1; protein product: MEKRSIKRPPQVEKDSTGCMWPIISLFDFHQSQPAPRLLSDVRPASSRRGGRDYSKIKLDKSGRNEDKGENVKKVTGTKAKGDAASFASVKTLMKEEMLQERSNKYELNSDSDFNNQTRPPSLGFESYSKNARLSRDDIMSSKKGHQVENEDMVNKQNRSRFFWSKDKSKEIGSPKKSEDLDNQNQAPVENHRTRTKEQKIKSIPNFSRPSHSKTVDEEGDGVMSNFSLREIKRKIKSIIGGSKKERRAISMDGILHKIPIRHKDRADGEKLLNNDSVVASSQSKSLHDKEKPSIVSPIASSVINNNRIRIDPSVAKSTPPIYEEAKKHLVDMLDAEGPRTSSRTAHVSKSLGKLFSMQEDDALRMKMSHKGEKEIVLTSEEAVSIPLQKFDEDANNSLSPSKHNVEVLSCSIDYQNDEILGLKTEIANKCVVSDPNHAANVRNVETVDAFSKLLNDQSDASSESNSKEAAVACAVLNEDLAHTMIQSVPSSYRKESFETPESPINKPGRSPVSVFEKFIPDDFTIPKLRAVNSIFPTKEERTTSRTYFANRKARIKYIEVVLEASGLRAIDFSRWHLANNLLEQSVFDEVGISCYQQIDDLKLLFDCIYEALKEIQEKFFKCTPWVSLLSSNVLLAPAELSPSKEVDRIITGHIPMDFSDSIDPIVTSDMEIGRWMDIQFETEEVVLEIWDTALDDLVEEAIFDLWLDLSADW
- the LOC121992842 gene encoding uncharacterized protein LOC121992842 isoform X2: MEKRSIKRPPQVEKDSTGCMWPIISLFDFHQSQPAPRLLSDVRPASSRRGRDYSKIKLDKSGRNEDKGENVKKVTGTKAKGDAASFASVKTLMKEEMLQERSNKYELNSDSDFNNQTRPPSLGFESYSKNARLSRDDIMSSKKGHQVENEDMVNKQNRSRFFWSKDKSKEIGSPKKSEDLDNQNQAPVENHRTRTKEQKIKSIPNFSRPSHSKTVDEEGDGVMSNFSLREIKRKIKSIIGGSKKERRAISMDGILHKIPIRHKDRADGEKLLNNDSVVASSQSKSLHDKEKPSIVSPIASSVINNNRIRIDPSVAKSTPPIYEEAKKHLVDMLDAEGPRTSSRTAHVSKSLGKLFSMQEDDALRMKMSHKGEKEIVLTSEEAVSIPLQKFDEDANNSLSPSKHNVEVLSCSIDYQNDEILGLKTEIANKCVVSDPNHAANVRNVETVDAFSKLLNDQSDASSESNSKEAAVACAVLNEDLAHTMIQSVPSSYRKESFETPESPINKPGRSPVSVFEKFIPDDFTIPKLRAVNSIFPTKEERTTSRTYFANRKARIKYIEVVLEASGLRAIDFSRWHLANNLLEQSVFDEVGISCYQQIDDLKLLFDCIYEALKEIQEKFFKCTPWVSLLSSNVLLAPAELSPSKEVDRIITGHIPMDFSDSIDPIVTSDMEIGRWMDIQFETEEVVLEIWDTALDDLVEEAIFDLWLDLSADW